Part of the Virgibacillus natechei genome is shown below.
GCTATCATCCAGCAATAGAATTTTCGGCTTGCGGATTAACGCACGAGCTATTGAAATTCGTTGCTTTTGCCCTCCTGAAAGGTTAACGCCTTTTTGTCCAATTCTCGTATCATACTGATCTGGAAGGTCTATTATCGTCTCATGGATTTGTGCGTCTTTTGCTGCTTGCACAATCTCTTCAGGTGTTGCACCTTTTTTGCCCCATGCGATATTACTACTAATAGAACCAGAGAATAGTAAAGGGTTTTGTGGTACATAGCCAATGCTTCCGCGAATTTGATCTAATGTATAAGCTGTTATCGGTTTCTGATCAATAAATATTGTTCCTGCACTTACATCGTACAGGTGTGGTATCAACTGAAACATAGTCGTTTTACCAGCACCAGTCGCACCAATAACCGCAAGCTTCTCACCCGGATCAACCGTGAAGGAAATATCTTTCAAGGTTGATTCACTGGCATTAGGATAGGTGAAGGATACATGATCATACTCAATTTTCCCATCTTTAACGGCTGTTTTTGGATCGGTGTCTTTATGGTCAGTTAAATCAACATCCAGTGTAAGAACTTCACTCAGCCTGCTGGATGATGCTTTCATGCGAGAAAAAGCTAATATAATAAATGTAAACATGGAAATAGACATCGACACCCGCATTGCATAGTTAACAATTGTCACAACATCGCCAACGGATGCTTGACCGGCAATTGTCTGTACGCTACCAAACCAAATAATGAAAATTAAGCTGATATTCATTACAAATAATAGAACAGGCATGGACGATTCAACAAATCGAAAGGCCGAACGAGTTGTATTTGCTAAGTTAGCATTTGCTTTTGTAAAACGGTCCTCTTCAAAATTACGTCTGAGAAAAGCTTTAATTAGTCGCATACCTGCAAGGTTTTCCTGCATCACGCGATTTACATGATCCACATTCTTCTGTATTTTACTAAACAACCTGCTCGCAATTCGAAGCACCCACACTAGAAAAATAATGAGTAGCGGTACCGTAACCAGAAATATGAGTGCAAGGCTTGCATTCACGACAAAAGCCATAATAACCCCACCTAATACGATTAA
Proteins encoded:
- a CDS encoding ABC transporter ATP-binding protein; protein product: MKKTFSFLKPYKLPIVIAYALMFVELAADLLLPFFLGKMIDDGVTNQDLNTILMWGGIMIGLSLIAFVAGIFNSFYSSHVSFAFGYDIRQKLFEKIQDFSYSNLNEYPTSGLVTRFTNDVRQVQNTIFMALRIMARAPLIVLGGVIMAFVVNASLALIFLVTVPLLIIFLVWVLRIASRLFSKIQKNVDHVNRVMQENLAGMRLIKAFLRRNFEEDRFTKANANLANTTRSAFRFVESSMPVLLFVMNISLIFIIWFGSVQTIAGQASVGDVVTIVNYAMRVSMSISMFTFIILAFSRMKASSSRLSEVLTLDVDLTDHKDTDPKTAVKDGKIEYDHVSFTYPNASESTLKDISFTVDPGEKLAVIGATGAGKTTMFQLIPHLYDVSAGTIFIDQKPITAYTLDQIRGSIGYVPQNPLLFSGSISSNIAWGKKGATPEEIVQAAKDAQIHETIIDLPDQYDTRIGQKGVNLSGGQKQRISIARALIRKPKILLLDDSTSALDLATESLLLEAIQDYHCTTLIITQKISTASSADRILLMDNGKVLEIDTHDELLKVSDLYSRIVESQFGKEYAYAKQ